A stretch of the Aegilops tauschii subsp. strangulata cultivar AL8/78 chromosome 4, Aet v6.0, whole genome shotgun sequence genome encodes the following:
- the LOC109785375 gene encoding ACT domain-containing protein ACR8 has protein sequence MERCHPSEVYELFVRHMNTPRVVVDNGVCDTATLVQVHSARKHGVLLEAVAALSDHGVCVRKGYISSDDGRWFMDVFHVTDAAGCKVADADKLLVRLESSLAAAAAAADALPRPAGCDSPAKEALCLLELIGVDRPGLLSEVFAVLHDLRCSTVDAKAWTHGGRVAALVFVRDEDTGAPIHDAARIRRIESRLRHVLRGGARGARTVLLDAAAVGNLDRRLHQLLSEDREADRRAPAEGPTATAVAVQEWGERGYSVVTVSCRDRPKLLFDVVCTLTDLDYVVYHGTFDTDGDHAQQEFYIRRLDGRAISSEGERQRVIQRLQAAIERRASEGVRLELRISDRRGLLAYVTRVFRENSLSVTHAEITTRGDMAVNVFHVTDVAGRPADPKTIDEVIHGVGTESLRVDEERWPRLCSTEGDAGGGGGAGAGLFSLGSLVKKNLYNLGLIRSCS, from the exons ATGGAGCGGTGCCATCCCTCCGAGGTGTACGAGCTCTTCGTCCGGCACATGAACACCCCGAG GGTGGTGGTGGACAACGGGGTGTGCGACACGGCGACGCTGGTGCAGGTGCACAGCGCGCGGAAGCACGGCGTGCTGCTGGAGGCCGTGGCCGCGCTGTCGGACCACGGCGTCTGCGTCCGGAAGGGGTACATCTCCTCCGACGACGGCCGGTGGTTCATGGACGTCTTCCACGTCACCGACGCCGCGGGCTGCAAGGTCGCCGACGCCGACAAGCTGCTCGTCCGGCTCGAGTCCTCGCTCGCCGCCGCAGCGGCCGCGGCCGACGCATTGCCGCGCCCGGCGGGGTGCGACTCGCCCGCCAAGGAGGCGCTCTGCCTGCTCGAGCTCATCGGCGTCGACCGCCCGGGTCTCCTCTCGGAGGTGTTCGCCGTGCTGCACGACCTGCGCTGCAGCACCGTGGACGCCAAGGCGTGGACGCACGGCGGCCGCGTCGCCGCCCTGGTGTTCGTCCGCGACGAGGACACCGGCGCGCCCATCCACGACGCGGCCCGGATCAGGCGCATCGAATCCCGGCTCAGGCACGTCCTccgcggcggcgcgcgcggcgcGAGGACGGTCCTGCTCGACGCGGCGGCGGTGGGCAACCTGGACCGGAGGCTCCACCAGCTGCTGAGCGAGGACAGGGAGGCCGACCGCCGCGCCCCCGCGGAGgggccgacggcgacggcggtggcggtGCAGGAGTGGGGGGAAAGGGGGTACTCGGTGGTGACCGTGAGCTGCCGCGACCGGCCGAAGCTGCTGTTCGACGTCGTCTGCACCTTGACGGACCTGGACTACGTGGTGTACCACGGCACCTTCGACACCGACGGCGATCACGCGCAGCAG GAGTTCTACATCCGGCGGCTGGACGGGCGGGCGATCAGCTCGGAGGGCGAGAGGCAGCGGGTGATCCAACGCCTGCAAGCGGCGATCGAGAGGCGCGCGTCCGAG GGCGTGAGGCTGGAGCTGCGCATCTCCGACCGGCGCGGGCTGCTGGCCTACGTGACGCGCGTGTTCCGGGAGAACAGCCTCTCGGTCACGCACGCCGAGATCACCACCCGGGGCGACATGGCGGTGAACGTCTTCCACGTCACCGACGTGGCCGGCCGCCCCGCCGACCCCAAGACCATCGACGAGGTCATCCACGGGGTCGGCACCGAGAGCCTCCGGGTGGACGAGGAGCGGTGGCCCCGCCTGTGCTCGACGGAGGgggacgccggcggcggcggcggcgcaggcgcCGGCCTGTTCTCGCTCGGCAGCCTGGTGAAGAAGAATCTCTACAACCTTGGGCTGATCAGATCCTGCTCCTGA
- the LOC109785374 gene encoding uncharacterized protein produces the protein MPKTSSSPSPTVAPMNPLPSSSSYLKSHHPPDPDPGSPNPSPCSYLLHVDADDEALIQIPGGPNPSPGGPVASSLALPPVDPTPHISSQFYTFTAASHALMLRCILAGRPAVAEEVRAATSPSVLASWRAVWKDRNEDTAYLTAWKRIQDKLAASADGHHLHFKSNPAQRVSHVGQWLDIVSEAHADPDLLRHLGLKDTVERIRQAWTVGAKFYGIPESFVRVCVAACPVCKAAPAGQPDSAISSPGRGKRRRRFEYTETLDVPARDVPRRLQQLAAKHKVVLCIRQKYIRYKPFMAEVKDYACHRAGVPTSSSGNTVSSSASASEAKKPRGLKREPYQSKRCGCGFRIRAIVPIANYNEKDKSFVYQEEGTAVFKLYAVHSGHEPGPLDGSARIVHRLVGHQGTFEFDPDIYDVNEEGEPSFTIKGDVDVDIDDSHQAVLQQVRDLRAEVVSLEGKVAKMHPELLGSLSNELSEVLHRIRKFNLDGNTYQPEETLMMGNDVGGWATGDVSHHLDHHDGAFCKEDDMLDDDDTDFGSSLGPIVSWDRMAAECEDRKMLMGDSPKCDKWMLKENVGDFDEKSILNCGDEDGGEDSKIIKPLMHDDTMVTDSSLLGIQIDGFYSGPKWYDSPVGLDSSGDAGDVSFRHGLV, from the coding sequence ATGCCGAAGacctcctcgtcgccttccccCACCGTCGCCCCCATGAatcccctcccctcctcctcctcctacctCAAATCCCACCACCCGCCGGACCCGGACCCCGGCTCCCCGAACCCCAGCCCCTGCAGCTACCTCCTCCACGTCGACGCCGACGACGAGGCGCTGATCCAAATCCCCGGCGGCCCGAACCCTAGCCCGGGGGGGCCCGTCGCCTCCTCGCTCGCGCTGCCGCCCGTCGACCCGACGCCGCACATCTCCTCGCAGTTCTACACCTTCACCGCCGCCTCGCACGCGCTCATGCTGCGCTGCATCCTCGCCggccgccccgccgtcgccgaGGAGGTCCGCGCCGCCACCTCCCCCTCCGTGCTCGCCTCGTGGCGGGCGGTCTGGAAGGACCGGAACGAGGACACCGCCTACCTCACCGCGTGGAAGCGCATCCAGGACAAGCTCGCCGCCTCGGCCGACGGCCACCACCTCCACTTCAAGTCCAACCCCGCGCAGCGCGTCTCCCATGTCGGCCAGTGGCTGGACATAGTCTCGGAGGCGCACGCGGACCCGGACCTGCTCCGCCACCTCGGCCTCAAGGACACCGTCGAGCGTATCAGGCAGGCCTGGACTGTAGGAGCCAAATTCTATGGTATTCCCGAATCATTTGTCAGGGTATGTGTTGCTGCCTGCCCTGTTTGTAAGGCTGCACCTGCTGGACAGCCCGATTCTGCTATCTCGTCGCCAGGACGAGGTAAGCGGCGCCGCAGGTTTGAATATACAGAGACGCTGGATGTGCCTGCACGAGACGTGCCACGCCGGCTACAGCAGTTGGCTGCCAAGCACAAGGTGGTCCTCTGTATTAGGCAGAAGTATATAAGGTATAAGCCATTCATGGCCGAGGTGAAGGATTATGCATGCCATCGTGCTGGAGTGCCAACTTCAAGTAGTGGAAATACTGTGTCCTCTTCAGCCAGCGCCTCTGAGGCGAAGAAGCCACGGGGGCTGAAGCGGGAGCCATACCAATCCAAGAGGTGTGGCTGTGGGTTCCGTATCAGGGCTATTGTGCCCATAGCCAATTATAATGAGAAAGACAAGAGTTTTGTATATCAAGAAGAGGGCACTGCAGTGTTCAAGCTTTACGCCGTGCACTCTGGTCATGAGCCCGGGCCACTTGATGGCAGTGCTCGGATTGTTCACAGGTTAGTTGGGCATCAGGGAACATTTGAGTTCGATCCAGATATTTATGATGTCAACGAGGAAGGTGAGCCTAGCTTTACGATTAAGGGGGATGTAGATGTTGACATTGATGACTCGCATCAGGCAGTCTTGCAGCAAGTCCGGGATCTCAGAGCAGAGGTGGTCTCCCTAGAAGGGAAGGTGGCTAAGATGCACCCAGAGCTATTGGGTTCTCTTTCCAATGAGCTATCTGAGGTGTTGCACAGGATTAGGAAGTTTAATTTGGATGGCAACACTTACCAGCCAGAGGAGACATTGATGATGGGCAATGATGTCGGGGGATGGGCGACTGGTGATGTGTCGCACCACTTAGATCATCACGATGGTGCATTCTGCAAGGAGGATGACATGCTTGATGATGATGATACTGATTTTGGTTCAAGCCTTGGGCCCATCGTCTCATGGGATAGAATGGCAGCAGAGTGTGAGGACAGGAAGATGCTAATGGGTGATAGCCCAAAGTGTGATAAGTGGATGCTGAAGGAGAATGTTGGTGACTTTGATGAAAAGAGTATTCTTAACTGTGGGGATGAAGATGGTGGCGAGGATTCCAAGATTATTAAGCCATTGATGCATGATGACACTATGGTAACTGATTCAAGTTTGTTAGGCATACAAATAGACGGATTCTACTCTGGGCCCAAGTGGTATGATTCACCTGTAGGTTTAGATTCCAGTGGCGATGCAGGAGATGTCAGTTTTAGACATGGACTTGTGTGA